Proteins encoded in a region of the Alistipes sp. ZOR0009 genome:
- the ilvA gene encoding threonine ammonia-lyase IlvA, protein MTAAPNLNWTPSLDDVMQAKARLTGIAVRTLLMSNELLSERYSANVMLKREDLQPVRSYKLRGAYNKIVTLSSDELANGVVCASAGNHAQGVAFSCSRLKVRGTIFMPEPTPKQKVKKVKMFGGEFVDVRIIGDTFDDSLAAALAFSEENGAQFIHPFDDRKVIEGQATVGLEIHEDCADSIDYVVVPVGGGGLISGIIGVMQALHPRVKIIAVEPAGAPSLRRAMEEREPVLLDDIETFVDGAAVRRVGDLTFNVCYGGIDRVINVPEGKVCTTMLSLYNDEAIVVEPAGALSVAALDYLAPEIAGKNVVCIISGSNNDIIRMEEIKERSLLHEGVKHYFVVNFPQRAGALRYFVDHILGPNDDITHFEYSKKINRDKGPAVVGVELKDPDDFEPLLERMKAARYFGEYLNSSPHLFELIV, encoded by the coding sequence ATGACAGCAGCTCCGAACCTAAATTGGACTCCCAGTCTTGACGATGTAATGCAGGCAAAGGCGCGCCTCACAGGGATTGCGGTACGGACTCTGCTGATGAGCAATGAGCTGCTCTCGGAGAGGTATAGCGCGAATGTGATGCTAAAGCGCGAGGATTTACAACCCGTACGTTCGTACAAGCTACGAGGTGCTTATAACAAGATAGTGACCCTTAGCAGCGATGAGCTGGCCAACGGAGTGGTATGTGCCAGCGCAGGAAACCATGCACAAGGGGTTGCCTTCTCGTGTAGCCGACTAAAAGTACGGGGAACCATCTTTATGCCCGAGCCAACCCCCAAGCAAAAAGTAAAGAAGGTGAAAATGTTTGGCGGCGAGTTTGTTGATGTCCGGATTATTGGCGACACGTTTGACGACAGCTTAGCCGCCGCATTGGCATTTTCTGAGGAAAATGGGGCTCAGTTCATCCATCCGTTTGATGATAGGAAGGTGATAGAGGGACAGGCCACCGTAGGGTTGGAGATTCATGAGGATTGTGCCGATAGCATCGACTATGTGGTGGTGCCAGTTGGAGGTGGAGGGCTGATTTCGGGCATTATTGGCGTAATGCAGGCGCTGCATCCAAGGGTTAAGATTATTGCGGTAGAACCAGCGGGCGCCCCATCGCTACGAAGGGCGATGGAGGAGCGCGAGCCGGTGCTGCTTGACGATATTGAGACCTTTGTAGATGGTGCTGCCGTGCGACGAGTTGGAGATTTGACCTTTAATGTTTGCTATGGTGGCATTGATAGGGTGATAAATGTTCCTGAAGGCAAGGTTTGTACCACGATGCTCTCGCTTTACAACGATGAGGCCATTGTGGTAGAGCCAGCCGGAGCCCTTTCGGTGGCTGCGCTCGACTACTTGGCTCCTGAAATTGCGGGAAAGAACGTGGTTTGCATCATTAGTGGAAGCAACAACGACATCATTCGCATGGAGGAGATAAAGGAGCGGTCGCTGCTGCATGAAGGGGTTAAGCACTACTTTGTGGTAAACTTTCCGCAGCGCGCAGGCGCGTTGCGCTACTTTGTAGATCACATTTTGGGGCCTAACGACGATATTACCCACTTTGAGTATAGCAAGAAAATCAACAGGGATAAGGGGCCTGCCGTAGTGGGTGTCGAGCTGAAGGACCCTGACGACTTTGAGCCGCTGTTGGAGCGGATGAAGGCGGCTAGGTACTTTGGCGAATACCTCAACAGTAGTCCGCATCTGTTTGAGCTGATCGTATAA
- a CDS encoding carboxypeptidase-like regulatory domain-containing protein, giving the protein MMRIMLIVICLQLINEAYGQRVVGITLNKGNEMPLSFVNIGIPNKDVGTVSNKEGRFSLVVEKKYDNDSLLFSCIGHEPYYVKVSDLKNGDGRVYLKEKTYEISEIVVRNRIFKPKTLGVNSEFRRVTTGFKENKLGYEMGILMKVKKSARIKRININVAYCSYDSIFYRLNIYKVLDKNVFESIVKDPIYIKMGMKNVSQINVTFGETIDVDGDILVTLEHVKDFGFGKILFCAGFLDKTYYRKTSQGVWRTAPVGIAINAEAEVEK; this is encoded by the coding sequence ATGATGAGAATAATGCTAATTGTTATTTGCTTACAGCTTATCAACGAAGCGTATGGGCAACGAGTAGTAGGAATTACATTGAATAAGGGGAATGAAATGCCTCTTTCGTTCGTAAATATAGGAATACCTAATAAGGATGTAGGAACAGTTTCGAATAAAGAGGGTAGGTTTAGCCTTGTTGTGGAAAAGAAATACGATAATGATAGCCTACTTTTTTCGTGCATTGGCCATGAGCCATACTATGTTAAGGTTTCTGATTTAAAGAACGGGGATGGCCGGGTTTATTTGAAGGAGAAGACTTATGAAATTTCTGAAATTGTTGTTCGTAATAGAATCTTTAAGCCCAAAACCTTGGGCGTGAATAGCGAATTTAGACGAGTAACAACTGGTTTTAAAGAGAATAAGCTGGGATATGAGATGGGAATTCTTATGAAGGTTAAGAAGTCGGCGCGAATAAAACGTATAAATATAAATGTTGCATACTGCTCGTACGATTCGATATTTTATAGGTTGAATATCTACAAAGTCTTGGATAAAAATGTATTTGAGAGTATTGTGAAAGATCCTATTTATATTAAAATGGGAATGAAGAACGTGAGTCAAATTAACGTAACCTTTGGAGAGACTATTGATGTTGATGGGGACATCTTGGTGACTTTAGAACATGTAAAAGACTTCGGATTTGGGAAAATACTTTTTTGCGCAGGCTTTTTAGATAAAACTTACTATAGGAAAACCAGTCAGGGGGTATGGAGAACTGCGCCAGTTGGTATCGCCATTAATGCAGAAGCCGAAGTGGAGAAGTAG
- a CDS encoding SDR family oxidoreductase, whose protein sequence is MKVLLTGATGYIGKRLLPALVQQGYEVVCCVRDKSKFHPEKFVRERIVVVENDLTRMETLATIPKDIDFAYFLVHSMSSNRNYEEQERQAAINFREALRKTNVRQVVYLGGIVNSATLSKHLTSRKNVGEELAKGDYAFTALRAGIIIGSGSASFEIIRDLVEKLPVMVAPRWLKTRCQPIGVGDVIRILTGVLNDSRMYGKTYDIAGDEILTYKEMLQGFASVRGLRRFIWTVPVMTPRLSSYWLYFVTSTSYMLASSLVDSMKVEVVAVNSTELNEMLGIEPLSYKESIKIAFEKIEQNEIVSSWKDSTISGRMEDYKIAEYIQVPTFGCYKDVRVRLVDDKTRCISKIWSIGGEHGWYYGTWLWNLRGFVDKLAGGVGLRRGRTRVDDIEAGDALDFWRVLYADKSEGRLLLFAEMKLPGEAWLEFKMDAERLIQTATFRPKGLLGRFYWYSVLPLHGLIFKGLITKLTQ, encoded by the coding sequence ATGAAAGTATTGCTAACGGGTGCAACGGGGTACATTGGAAAGCGGCTGCTGCCAGCCTTGGTGCAGCAGGGGTACGAGGTGGTTTGCTGTGTACGGGACAAAAGTAAGTTTCATCCAGAGAAGTTCGTCAGAGAGCGGATTGTGGTGGTGGAAAATGATCTTACGAGGATGGAAACCTTGGCAACGATCCCTAAGGACATAGACTTTGCCTACTTTTTGGTGCACTCAATGTCGAGCAATAGGAATTACGAGGAGCAGGAGCGGCAGGCGGCCATCAACTTTAGGGAGGCCCTGCGGAAAACCAACGTTAGGCAGGTGGTTTACCTTGGCGGGATTGTGAACTCGGCTACGCTGTCTAAGCATTTAACTTCGAGAAAAAATGTGGGCGAGGAGCTGGCCAAAGGCGATTACGCCTTTACGGCGTTGCGCGCGGGGATAATTATAGGCTCGGGCAGCGCCTCGTTTGAGATTATCCGCGATTTGGTGGAGAAGCTGCCCGTTATGGTTGCGCCGAGGTGGTTAAAAACGAGATGTCAGCCTATTGGAGTTGGGGATGTTATTAGAATCCTGACCGGGGTGCTTAATGATAGTAGGATGTACGGCAAAACATACGACATAGCAGGCGATGAGATCCTTACCTACAAAGAAATGCTACAGGGATTTGCTTCGGTGCGCGGGTTGAGGCGATTTATTTGGACGGTGCCCGTAATGACGCCGCGGCTATCGTCGTACTGGCTATACTTTGTAACTTCGACGTCCTACATGCTGGCGTCGTCGCTCGTAGACAGCATGAAAGTGGAGGTGGTGGCTGTAAACAGCACTGAGCTAAACGAAATGCTGGGGATTGAGCCATTATCGTACAAAGAGTCGATAAAAATAGCGTTTGAGAAGATAGAACAGAATGAGATTGTATCGAGCTGGAAGGATTCGACCATCAGCGGGCGTATGGAGGACTATAAAATTGCAGAGTACATACAAGTGCCAACGTTTGGCTGCTATAAAGATGTGCGAGTAAGGTTGGTGGACGATAAGACGCGATGTATTTCGAAGATTTGGAGCATAGGAGGCGAGCATGGATGGTATTACGGCACCTGGCTTTGGAATTTACGAGGTTTCGTGGATAAGCTGGCAGGCGGCGTAGGATTACGGCGGGGAAGGACTCGTGTGGACGATATTGAAGCAGGCGATGCGCTAGATTTTTGGCGGGTGCTGTACGCAGACAAATCGGAGGGGCGCTTGCTGCTTTTTGCGGAGATGAAACTTCCTGGCGAAGCTTGGCTGGAGTTTAAAATGGACGCGGAGCGGCTTATCCAAACGGCAACGTTTAGACCAAAGGGATTGCTGGGAAGATTTTACTGGTATTCGGTATTACCGCTGCATGGGCTAATATTTAAAGGGTTAATTACAAAGTTAACCCAGTAG
- a CDS encoding phytoene/squalene synthase family protein: MNVDFYIESSYRISELITKRYSTSFSVATSLLEKEKRRAIYAVYGFVRLADEIVDSFYGYDREFLLAKLEEDLHYALENRISTNSVLIAFADTVKRYGIRREHIDAFLESMRFDLTKVKYTNSAELERYIYGSADVVGLMCLQVFCNGDSVLYDKLKAPAQKLGSAFQKVNFLRDLQKDMEGLGRMYFPEISDSTFDSRSKQQIEATIQQEFEEAWLGIKELPGRSKLAVALAYYYYAGLLRKIRKTSPEAVISQRIRIPNAAKYLIIAKVCLMYKARLI, from the coding sequence ATGAATGTTGATTTCTATATTGAAAGCAGCTATCGGATTTCGGAGCTTATAACAAAAAGGTATAGCACTTCTTTTTCGGTGGCCACCTCGCTGCTCGAGAAGGAGAAGCGGCGCGCTATTTATGCGGTGTATGGTTTTGTTCGTTTAGCCGACGAGATTGTAGACAGCTTTTACGGATACGATCGGGAGTTTCTGTTGGCAAAGCTAGAGGAAGATTTACACTATGCGCTGGAGAATAGAATTAGCACGAACTCTGTTTTAATTGCCTTTGCAGATACGGTAAAACGATATGGAATCCGTAGGGAGCATATTGACGCCTTTTTGGAGAGCATGAGGTTTGATTTAACCAAGGTAAAGTATACGAATAGCGCCGAGCTGGAACGGTACATATACGGATCGGCAGATGTGGTGGGGTTGATGTGCCTGCAGGTGTTTTGCAACGGCGATAGCGTGCTATACGACAAACTTAAGGCACCAGCGCAGAAGCTGGGATCGGCGTTTCAGAAGGTAAACTTCCTTCGCGACCTGCAAAAGGATATGGAGGGGTTAGGACGGATGTATTTCCCCGAAATATCCGACTCTACGTTTGATTCCAGAAGCAAGCAGCAGATAGAGGCTACCATTCAGCAGGAATTTGAGGAGGCGTGGTTGGGAATTAAGGAGCTACCGGGCCGTTCGAAGTTGGCGGTGGCGTTAGCCTACTACTACTATGCCGGATTGCTGCGTAAGATACGAAAGACATCGCCCGAGGCGGTAATATCCCAACGAATAAGAATTCCGAACGCCGCCAAGTATCTGATTATTGCAAAAGTTTGCCTAATGTATAAGGCAAGGTTGATTTAG
- a CDS encoding lipocalin family protein: protein MKYILAIGLIISVLLLMYCRSTTIAGGLQAVSGFEKERYLGKWYEIARFDFRFERGLNNTTAEYSLNADGTIKVVNRGYDIAKRKWRKAVGKAKFVGSEQTAMLRVSFFGPFYSGYNVIALDKDYRYALVAGKNLDYLWILSREKTIPNNFRESYVKFAQERGFDTSKLIWIEHQE from the coding sequence ATGAAGTATATATTGGCCATTGGCTTGATAATTTCGGTGCTGCTGCTGATGTACTGTAGGAGTACGACCATTGCAGGCGGCTTGCAGGCTGTATCTGGCTTTGAAAAGGAGCGATATCTGGGCAAATGGTATGAAATTGCGCGCTTCGACTTCCGATTTGAGCGTGGGCTAAACAATACCACCGCCGAATACTCTTTGAATGCAGACGGAACCATAAAAGTTGTCAACCGAGGCTACGATATAGCCAAAAGAAAGTGGCGTAAGGCGGTCGGAAAGGCAAAATTTGTGGGTAGCGAGCAAACGGCGATGCTTAGAGTCTCTTTTTTCGGGCCTTTCTACTCCGGTTATAACGTGATAGCGCTAGATAAAGACTACCGATATGCTCTTGTTGCGGGTAAGAACCTCGATTATTTATGGATTCTATCGCGAGAGAAGACTATACCTAATAATTTTCGGGAGTCGTACGTAAAATTTGCCCAAGAGCGAGGTTTTGATACCTCTAAACTTATTTGGATTGAACATCAGGAGTAA
- a CDS encoding carotenoid biosynthesis protein encodes MKLYPKNSVALADVKRFVAIFYIVGTLGFLIPTTRSLFVLITPIALLVGSYLLLLYHPHYTSKTILSFIIIALLGFFVEVLGVKTGLVFGNYAYGRALGVKLLDTPLLIGLNWLFLSYSCYSIVWKLKINGWIRLFTAPLLMLTYDIFLEQVAPKTEMWYWENASPSIRNYVAWYVVGFVFTALLLVCKVDTGNKLAKLLFFSQLLFFAILTFFI; translated from the coding sequence ATGAAGCTTTATCCTAAAAATAGCGTTGCGTTGGCAGATGTGAAGAGGTTTGTAGCAATTTTTTACATCGTAGGGACGCTTGGTTTTTTGATTCCAACCACGAGATCGCTATTTGTGCTCATAACACCAATAGCGTTGCTTGTTGGTAGCTACCTGCTGCTGCTATATCACCCGCATTACACTTCGAAAACAATACTTTCCTTTATAATTATTGCTTTGCTGGGCTTTTTTGTGGAGGTTTTGGGAGTAAAAACGGGTTTGGTGTTTGGAAATTACGCTTACGGTCGTGCGTTAGGGGTAAAGCTGCTTGATACGCCGCTTCTTATTGGCCTTAACTGGCTTTTCCTCTCCTATTCCTGCTACTCCATCGTTTGGAAGCTAAAGATAAACGGTTGGATACGGTTGTTTACGGCTCCGCTTTTGATGTTAACGTACGATATCTTCTTGGAGCAGGTTGCGCCAAAGACGGAGATGTGGTATTGGGAGAATGCGTCGCCTAGCATAAGGAATTATGTGGCGTGGTACGTTGTTGGCTTTGTATTTACGGCGTTGCTGCTGGTGTGCAAGGTTGATACCGGCAATAAGCTGGCTAAGCTTCTTTTTTTTAGTCAGCTGCTATTTTTTGCTATTCTAACCTTCTTCATTTAG
- a CDS encoding lysophospholipid acyltransferase family protein — MITARHHIVIYPLFKWLTKYLLRRNFYEVVIDGDYIRQDNPLLVVSNHISWWDGFWIMHLNLTLIRKRFHFMMLEESLRRHWYFRYAGGYSVQKKSKSIVESIDYTVDLLRNTENMVFIFPQGRISSAYNDRIKFERGVERILEKAPSNLDILLVANFVDYLSRSKPTLFTYIKQYRAASLKEQSVEQVYAMFYENVLQRQKEKVS, encoded by the coding sequence ATGATAACGGCAAGGCATCATATAGTAATATATCCGCTTTTTAAGTGGCTTACAAAATATCTGCTCCGTAGGAACTTTTACGAGGTGGTTATAGATGGAGATTATATCCGGCAGGATAATCCGCTGCTTGTAGTCTCCAATCATATCAGCTGGTGGGATGGATTTTGGATTATGCACCTCAATTTAACGCTCATCCGTAAGCGATTTCACTTTATGATGCTCGAAGAATCGCTTAGAAGGCACTGGTATTTTAGGTACGCCGGAGGATATTCGGTACAAAAGAAATCGAAGAGCATCGTAGAGAGTATTGACTATACGGTAGATCTTTTGCGCAATACCGAGAACATGGTTTTTATATTTCCGCAAGGGCGCATTAGTTCGGCATATAACGATCGGATTAAATTTGAGCGAGGAGTAGAGCGGATTCTGGAAAAAGCGCCAAGCAATCTCGATATTTTGCTTGTGGCTAATTTTGTAGACTATTTGTCTCGTTCAAAACCAACCCTTTTTACTTATATCAAACAGTATCGGGCGGCAAGCTTAAAGGAGCAGTCGGTTGAGCAGGTGTATGCAATGTTTTATGAAAATGTTTTGCAACGCCAAAAGGAGAAGGTGTCCTAA
- a CDS encoding glycosyltransferase, with protein MEYLAYISVGFVGMQVVNVLLNLIFSQKLKDGSRLASEVTVSILIPARNEQENIGGLLDAFDSIGSSCIEILVYDDQSDDQTASIVRSRMEVNPKIRLLEAEKLPEGWLGKNRACHELAKAAQGEYLLFIDADVRLKKAMIADALRYMKDKQLALLSIFPHQQQVTLGEKVTVPIMNYILLSLLPLVLVRVSPFSSHAAANGQFMLFNAEVYRRIRPHEIFKGSAVEDIAISRYYKKRRLRIACIAGEKRVTCRMYEGYRQALNGFTKNVFMFFGNQPLVALLFWMLAVLGVVPVAYTFGSYLYLYLIAVVFVQAAISRVGGQNILLNVVLLPAQLFFLLQVIVNALLAKRRKGLLWKGRNIYPQ; from the coding sequence ATGGAGTATCTAGCTTATATATCGGTCGGTTTTGTGGGAATGCAGGTCGTAAACGTGCTGCTTAACCTCATCTTTTCTCAAAAATTGAAGGATGGATCTCGGTTAGCCTCAGAGGTAACCGTATCGATACTTATACCTGCGCGTAACGAGCAGGAGAACATTGGAGGCTTGCTTGATGCGTTTGACAGCATCGGGAGCAGCTGTATTGAGATTTTGGTTTACGATGATCAGTCAGACGACCAAACGGCTTCGATTGTAAGGTCGCGAATGGAGGTAAACCCCAAAATTCGGTTGCTGGAAGCGGAAAAGCTACCAGAAGGATGGCTGGGAAAGAATCGGGCCTGCCACGAGTTGGCAAAGGCGGCTCAAGGAGAGTACCTGCTATTTATAGATGCCGACGTTAGGCTGAAAAAGGCGATGATAGCCGATGCGCTACGCTACATGAAAGATAAGCAGCTGGCTTTACTATCAATTTTTCCCCACCAGCAGCAGGTTACGTTAGGCGAAAAGGTTACCGTGCCAATAATGAACTACATTTTACTCTCTTTGCTTCCCTTGGTATTGGTTCGCGTATCGCCGTTTAGCTCGCATGCCGCCGCCAATGGGCAGTTTATGCTATTTAATGCCGAAGTATACCGTAGAATTAGGCCTCACGAAATATTCAAAGGCTCTGCCGTTGAGGATATCGCCATATCGAGATACTACAAGAAAAGGCGGCTTAGAATAGCGTGCATTGCGGGAGAAAAAAGGGTTACGTGTAGAATGTACGAGGGGTATCGGCAGGCGCTGAATGGTTTCACCAAAAATGTGTTTATGTTTTTTGGAAATCAGCCTTTGGTAGCCCTGCTTTTTTGGATGTTAGCAGTTTTAGGTGTGGTGCCTGTTGCATACACATTCGGGAGCTATTTATACCTTTACCTTATTGCGGTAGTTTTTGTTCAGGCAGCTATTTCGAGGGTTGGCGGGCAGAATATTTTGCTAAATGTCGTTTTACTACCGGCTCAGCTGTTTTTTTTGCTTCAGGTTATTGTAAATGCGCTACTTGCCAAACGGCGTAAGGGGCTTTTATGGAAGGGGCGCAACATCTACCCCCAGTAA
- a CDS encoding phytoene desaturase family protein produces the protein MSKQVLIVGTGLGGLSTGLRLAARGYNVTFVEKASQPGGRLNQLKKGGFTFDVGPSFFSMPYEFEELAKDCGIEVPFEFVELDPLYTVRFRGSDRKYSLYKDIDKLSAQFDRVEPDFKRKFLAYLKKCEELYNDTVDIAIKQNFDSIPSYIKALMQVNPKHLPILLKSFWQQVGAYFESKEVRQIVSLIAFFLGRTPFDTNAIYTLLSHIEFKHTGYYNVKGGMYTIVESLVEALLLKNANFSYNTEIVEYRAANDKLVALVDGNGKAWEADIFIVNADAALFRGTVFGRKAYAERRLKKMSWTMGYLTAYVGVDVKLPDVEHHNYFLGNNYEEYARDVMKNPGTLEKPYYYVNVVSKHNPSCAPEGCEALFFVCPVPNLLYKPTWEDKEEIVDSIIEDFSQRIGRNIGDHIVLKESFTPRDWLEKFNLYMGAGLGLSHQMLQIGAFRPKNYDEVFENAFYVGASTIPGAGLPMAIISSMLTTERIQEYALKI, from the coding sequence ATGAGCAAGCAGGTTTTGATAGTTGGTACAGGGCTTGGCGGCCTTTCTACAGGATTACGGTTAGCTGCTAGAGGGTATAACGTAACTTTTGTGGAAAAAGCATCGCAACCAGGAGGACGTTTAAATCAGCTGAAAAAGGGTGGGTTCACTTTTGACGTGGGACCAAGCTTTTTTAGCATGCCTTATGAGTTTGAGGAGCTGGCAAAGGATTGTGGAATTGAGGTTCCCTTCGAGTTTGTAGAGCTCGATCCTTTATATACCGTTAGATTTAGAGGAAGCGATAGGAAGTATTCGTTATATAAGGATATTGATAAGCTAAGTGCTCAATTTGACCGTGTAGAGCCTGACTTTAAGCGTAAATTTTTGGCTTACCTAAAAAAATGTGAGGAGCTATATAACGATACGGTAGACATTGCCATTAAGCAAAACTTCGATAGCATTCCTAGCTATATTAAGGCCTTAATGCAGGTTAATCCCAAGCATCTGCCAATACTTTTGAAGTCGTTTTGGCAGCAAGTTGGCGCTTATTTTGAGTCGAAAGAGGTTCGGCAGATCGTGTCGCTAATCGCTTTTTTCTTAGGACGAACTCCATTTGATACCAACGCCATTTATACCCTTTTGTCGCACATCGAATTTAAGCATACGGGCTATTACAACGTAAAGGGAGGCATGTACACTATCGTGGAGAGCTTAGTTGAGGCGTTGCTGCTTAAAAACGCAAACTTCAGCTACAATACTGAGATCGTAGAATATCGTGCTGCCAATGATAAGCTAGTGGCTTTGGTAGATGGTAATGGAAAAGCATGGGAGGCTGATATTTTTATTGTAAATGCTGATGCAGCCCTCTTTAGAGGCACGGTATTTGGCCGCAAGGCGTATGCAGAGCGAAGGTTAAAAAAAATGAGCTGGACAATGGGATATCTAACGGCTTACGTAGGCGTAGATGTAAAGTTGCCAGACGTGGAGCATCATAACTACTTTTTGGGGAACAACTACGAGGAGTACGCAAGGGATGTTATGAAAAATCCAGGAACGTTAGAGAAACCCTACTACTACGTAAATGTGGTTTCTAAGCACAATCCTAGCTGTGCTCCGGAAGGCTGCGAAGCACTGTTCTTTGTTTGTCCAGTGCCTAATCTCCTTTATAAGCCAACTTGGGAGGATAAGGAGGAGATTGTAGATAGTATTATCGAGGATTTCTCACAAAGAATAGGCCGCAACATTGGAGATCATATTGTTTTAAAAGAATCGTTCACTCCACGGGATTGGCTGGAGAAGTTTAACCTATATATGGGAGCAGGGCTTGGATTATCGCATCAGATGCTGCAAATCGGGGCGTTTCGTCCTAAAAATTATGATGAAGTATTTGAAAATGCGTTTTATGTTGGTGCGTCAACCATTCCAGGTGCAGGATTGCCAATGGCCATCATTAGTTCTATGCTAACAACCGAAAGGATACAGGAGTATGCTTTAAAAATCTAG